TTCTTGTCAGCGGTATGTATATCTCGTAGCCACTATGTCAGTACTCAAAACCTAAATAATTCCAAGTTCCTAACCTGCCCAGCAACAGCTAAGCCATCAGCCAGAAGAGACGTCGCTAACCAGACCTGCAAGCAGACCTGAAATGCAGCCATAGGTACTGGCCCCTGATGTGCAGCCATAGATGCAGCAAGTGTCACACAGAATGTGACAGCTACGACTCTCATTAAAAGCAGAAAACCTGTGGAACGAAAACGAGGATCAATTATTAGAATAAATGTAAACATTTGGTTGACTTAATGAAATGATTTCTTGAAACCTGAGGGGGGATAAAAGAAGAAATAACTTGAAACAAATATATTTCCAGCAATGTTTACAATATCTTTATCTTCATCACGCAGAAGATATAATAAATGAAAAAGTATATGAAGGATATGATTCTAATGCTTTGAAGAAAACAATTAAATGCAATTAAATTTGAATCCTTGTAATGCTTTACCCCTTGCTTACCCTTTTCCTAAATTGAACTTTATTCAACTAATCGACTTATTCGTATGCAATGAGagataaaaatcattttaaaaaaaagttCAACTCTTGAAGATTTAAGACACTATTATAAAAGTTACAAAAGTAGTATGAAGTCCTCACCATTTTTAAGAAACCGAGCAAATTGCAGATGTTTGCGAGTAGGGGGTATCAATACCACTTGTCGCACTAATCTCCAAAATAGTACAACTGAGATCAGATACCTACCATACCAACAAGGACAATAACAAGGAGACAGGACAAGAAGTAAGGTCAAGGTCTTACAATTTACATAAAGACCACGATGCACAGAGGTTTGGAAAGCATAATTCAATCATAAAAAATCATACTTCAAAGAAGTTTGATATAACTCACTGAGATAAAACATGAGCAATGGCTGCACCACTGACCCCAAGACGGAAGGAAAAAATAAAAATTGGGTCCAGAACTATATTTGTTATGTCGCCTGCCACTGTACCATATCCAAGAAATAGTAATTAGAACAAAATGGACGTAGATTTTTTCAAAAGTTAGCTAAAGCAGCCAGTAAGTTATTTGCATTTGGCACCAAACCTTCTTGACTAACTACTAAGCAATTTCCAGCCTAAGCAACATTATGCATATTTGccttttttctttttataaatctCTTATTTTTATGAGTAAAATGCTTTCTGTCAGCTTTGTATTCTGCACAAAGTTTTAAGATTGGAAGTATTTCTCATGTATTATAGTATTTTAAGATTATGTCATATACTGTACTTACAAGTGGCATAGAGAGGGGTCTGTGTGTCCTTAAATCCCCGAAAGACACCTTGCATAGCCAGTGAGAGAAGAACAGCTGGAGCACCAAGAGACCTCAATTTCAAGTACTTTTGTGCAGGGCTTAGCATAGGTGAGTCCTATAATATGAAGGGAAAAAATGAGTGCTTTCAACAATCATAAAATGTTATGTTCTAGTGTAGCAAACAAATCAAATGAAAGCAAGACTTTCAGTATTACAGTTTCCTTACTGATTTGACCCCCATAATATTCAGGGCGGGTTCTGCTAAAGATATCAGTAATACAGCTTGGATGATGCCAAGTATCCCACCAATTATCAGAGCTGATGAGGCTGATGGGATGTTCCTTTTTTCAGACTCGGTCTTCACTATATTACAGCTTTTGGGATGCGACTCTAACATTTTGGTacaatcatcaaactctgatacAAACACAGGATATGACTAGTAactaaaaaaaaaattgtttttgcTAAGGTAACTTTAGAATGTTGCAGAAAAAATATTTGGAGACATGATACAAACTACTAAGTATTTAATAATTCAACATACCTTCGATTGGGATTAACTTATCTCCTTCTGTATTCACAACAGAACCCATTTGCAAGGTCCCACTCTCTTGTGCTTCTTGACTTAATTGGGTTATGGTATCTTCCTCTGCAACAAAGGAGGTTGTGACACTGACAAGGGGGAATATTGCAATTCTTGATACTTGATTGAATAAAGCGATAGATATGCCTACAGCAGCAAGTTCCACTGCACCTGTTGTCATTGATGGAGATTGTTATTTTAAGTAAGGTATTTGGAAATttcagcttggagaagacattAGATATTTCACATTCGTTATGGTACCCAAAacagaaaacaaaaagaaaaaagaaCCAAGTAGAAGAGCGGAACAAACAGTCTTGTTGCATTCTTAATTCATTGGCTTGCTTATCAAACAAAACTAATAATAGAAGAAACCAATTGCAGTAGCTGTCTGATTAATTATGGTTCAATATATAAAATAGTTATAATCTACAGATTTATAAGGATACTACATCAGCAGTTGTTATTTGTTAGCagttttttatttaatatattgGATCTTGATTCTGTAGGACTGTAGGAGAATATCAAGAAACTGAAACATGTAAAACTTGATCCAATTTGAGGTGGGGTCTATGTTGTATTTTTAATGAGTCTTGAATTATGCAGTTCCCAAAAAACAGGTAGTGGAAATTGTTTGTTATTCACCAATGCTTAAAGGGTCGATAGTAGTCAATACCAAAGTACCAAACTTGCAATTTATAAAcgccttgtttaattcaagctcaCAACACTGTAAGATACCACAAAGTAATCTATGTGCAGTCAGTAGCAGTATACTGATGGACGGACCATTGTTTTAAGTGATTATGGATGCTGGCAATGgttaattttcataatttttttaaaagattaGTCGATGACTCTAAAAAAGGTAACTGTCTTTTAGAACAAGGTAAAACGTCCAAGTAAAAGCGTATTAGGTAAGTGCAACAGAAAAGAGTGGGTACCTATCAGGCCAATGAATGCTGTATCGATAAGGGATGCGATAGGATCAGCTGTCAAAGCCATTGCTGCAGGGAAGGCAATTTTGGCAATTTCTAGACCAAGCTCATCCAGTTTGAATACCAATCTAATAAAATGTTGGCACATGATGATTATACACTTGTTTTAGTAATAAGAATCGAAACAGGAAATTACCAGAAAAACGAAGCTCCTACTCTCCTACTTCCATAAGGGTGCCTACTCTCTACAtcatatacttatattttttaatttttaccTAATTTGATGCTAGACGTTGGAATAGGTTAATGACAGTTGAGATTGATGTCTAAAGAATAGTTATTGCTAACTGAGTTAGATGGCAGCTAGCTCTATGAAAAGCATTTTACCAAATGCCCAAAACATTACTATGGCTCAACAAACAGATGTGATACACTTCAAACGTATTTACACATGCAGTGATTGTCCTACATAGATAAAGACAACCTGAAATTTAATTTCCGGGCTTATAGAGAAAACGTACCGTAGTCATCTTTTGATGCACGTTATAAGAAACGAAACTAGTGCCTGTACTTGTCTAGTTGTTTGGTATTAAACTTACCTAATAAAACATACTAAATAGAAGATGGCAGTACCTGAGATCCTTCAAAAATGGGCAGAAGAAAATTTTCCAGTTTCCCTGACGTGGATACGTTTCAACTTTCCCAGCCATGATAAGAAAGGCTTTCTTGCCTATAAAACTTTCAGAAAAGGAGTAACTTTTCCGTAGTTACTAGTCAGACTCAGACTGATCCACCTGAGAATTCAACCACATAAACAATACAATAATTTCTTAAGGGTCGTTTAGACCAGAATAACGGGGGAGGGGGAGGGGGTAACAGACCAATAAAGTTAAAGCAACGCATATCAATTCAGGACAACAGAAATAAAATGTCGTTCCTTCTGTCCAGACCTCAAAGCTTCCCAGTGAAGAAGGTACACAAATCGCAACTAGTAAGCTGCGATGTCCTGTATTATATAGGAATCTCGCAGATGAAACACTTCCAACAGAAGGAGTGACACATGTCCAAAAAGAGATCCTAAAGGGTTCTACATGCATTAAATTCCTTTTAAAGTTATTTGCATGAGTGGCTTCCAACTGTCCACTAATTTTAGCTTACTGTTGACACCAAAAGACACAAGAATGACATAAGTACACTTATCTCTACAGACATCCAAGCATATTAACGATGCCTGTATTTTCTCTATTTCATTTCTTTCCTCTTTTGGAAAGGGAAATTATATTCTCAAAACACACATTAATGATGCCCCTATCTAAGATCAGAAACAATGAAGGAATATGAAACAATACTCACATGTCAATCTTCCACTCTTATATCAAATTCTAAAATTAACATAGTTTTGTCCAGACTACTTCTGGGTATTCTAACCTAAACTTTTTTGTTAAATTGATCAATTTCTTTTAAAGTCACTTAATATTACAAGTCTCCCAACACAATAAGAAAACTGCTTACTTTTCGTATACTATTGCTTAGATTCTTCACATAGACATTGACATGTACCTGGGGGAGTTGCTACAAGTGTGATAGTCGGGAAATTGACCTCATTGAGCATGGAATTATGTATACATATCTATTATATAAAAACTATATTCGAGTTAAATTCTTTAGTAAATTTGACACTACTTACTACTAAATCTGTTAattgttttttaaattttgatCCCCGCTATCTCTGTTCTAAAACATCATGTTCAACTTCTCGATTCATTGCTTAAACATTAAAAGGTCTGTTACCATTTTGATTTTTCCGTTGAAGCCAGTTAAAGGACATTTCCGATTAGAGGAATTAAGCACCAGGTCCCTCAAACAGCCTACTGCTTTTCAGACCAGTGCAAGTACACTATTTCATCCATTCCTAAATTACTCTACAGTTCAATATCGAAACCCAGTCACTACAACTGTACAGCATGTATGGTAAATTGGTAAATTTGGCAATCAAATATTTAGTCTGATCATTTAATTTAACTGCACTTGAACTATTATAATCATAAATCTATTAAATAAAGCCTCAAGATGTTAAATCCAGAATACAAACATATACCACTAATATTAACTAGTACATTTATGAATAGAAAATCTAAATCAGGATCATGCTTTAAAAAATTTAACATATATGCatacatattttaaaaaattaacgTACCAGTAATATAGTTAAATTCATCTCCGGACACAAACCGCCGGAGATTTTCCCTGAATTCCGGCAGAATAAAGGCCAGAATCCAAGGAGATAATTGAGAGACTGGGAATAACAAAAAGGAATAAATTAGAACATAATTATGCATGTAAATGCGGAGTCAGATCCAGGAAGAACCACATATTCGTAAGAATAACAAGAACCAAATGGTTTTGAACGAACTGAACCATTTGCTTCGTCCGAGACCATTTGGTACTCATTTTTGGTTCTGGTTTTGAACAAAGCATGTATATACGTACATGTATGTGTTGGGCTGGATATTAAATATTTTCCGGTAAACTCCATTAAATTCGGTGATCATATGATTGTGATACTTTCAAGAGGGAAGATAAACTGAGGGTAAAAAATTAACTTACCTTCTTTTTTTCCTTGTAGCCCTTGTCTTTGGCACCgttattcaaataaaaatgatAGCTAATTTAGGAATTTATGTATATTATTATTAGATTTTGTCTTGCGTCACGTAAGATATAAAAGTTGGTCTGATTGTCTGAACAAGCTTTTGTTGATAAAATTAAATTGCTACAAAGTTCTTCAATaaattacacacacacacacactcaaacAGTAGTCTACAAAAATGTCCTGCTTGAAACCTCCCGCGGGTGGTAATATCAACCTGGTTACTCACGAACTCGATTTATTGAGACAAAATTCGAAAGTAGCACAACTATGAAAGAATCAAACCGGttcttaaaatatttaatttagttTTCGAATAACACGAAATTCACACATGTTACATATATGACCTGAAACCCAAAACTTACAGACCTCCCTGTTGAGATATCAATAAAGTTTTTCAAGTTCCCGTCCTTTACTCGCTTTTTCATTGAAAACGATACATGTATAATTAATGGAAGTCATACAATGAAGAGTCAATTCCATAGAATTTGTTATGATCAAAACTTCAAACAGTCTCTGGAACTGGTTGGTTGGATGCAGGTATGCATCTAGTAGTCATTTTCTGGCAGGGTGTAAGTGGTCGGGAACAGTCGTGTGATTGTTGTGTCAGTACATATCTATTCCTATGCAGCTGGCGAAACTTTTCTATATTGTTGTTGAATTCTGCAAAACCATAATTAATCTACAAAATTTCATACATGGAATGTAAGAATCACTTTCTAGTTTCTGCTTGTTTAACAAGTCGGAGtccaattttatttttattttttgctTAAATCATCCGTTGCCACAACCACTAGTCTTTTGCTTATTTAAGTTCTCTGTTGCAAAAACCTTCCGCTTGCGGTGTTTGCACGCATGAACCATGCAATTTGTTACGCTACCTTCAATCcgtttttcttttctgcttaggTGACATCCCAAACCATCTTTCCAAATCATTTGTTCTTTTCTCCAATCCCCCTCCTAGATAAGAGATAGAGCCGTAAACAAATCGAACTCGGATGAATTCTGATAAAATTTTTACGAACCGAATATTGTTCGATAATTTTATCGAATAAATTTTTTTGTCTAAACTCGAGTTCGGTAATATTTGGACCGAATACAAACTGTTTGCGAACATATCAGACCGAAGCGAAAATGAACGAACACGAACTATTTGAACAAAAAACGTTGTTCGAACTCGAGTTCGAGCTTATCGGACGAGTTTATCAAACTCGAACTCGGATGAGCCATACTAGTTTAACGAACAATTCGGTTCGTTTACAGACCTAAGGGATAATTAACATTATGTGACGAAAATGCATTCTTCCATATCTTCACTAAATTGCGATAAATGTTTAGAGAACAAATCACATTCTATGTCGGGATGCAATTGATTGTGGAATTAAGAACCTTTGCAACAAGTATTTCAAAACAGTAGTGGTTAAAATGAGATTTCGTTAATAGTTTAATGCTAAGTGGGGTTTCGTAAAATATTTCTACTGGTTTTCAACTAATACTCGAAATTTAAAAAAGAAAACAACTCTCTACTAAAAAATTAATGCTCACCCAATATTTCAGCTTAGATATGGTGATTCGCCCTTAGTTCCGCCACGTTATATATTTTGCGTCATGAATTTTTCTTGTCAGATCAAGCTCAAGAAACAGCATAAGAATAATTGTCCTATCGCCCTGTTCCGTATCTTTTCGTAGGGTCAAAATTTAATTAGCATGTATGACAGGGATAGTATATATTCGCATTTCACGTAAAAATAAAAAAGATGCAGAATTTGCCACATGTATAGTTTAATTCAAGCCTTGTTTATTCAACTTTTATGttatttttttcttttgtttgacATACAAAATAGAACGTATTCATTAAAATACTGAAATACAGTTACAATACATTTCCGAACTGATAATACAATCtgaatgaaaaataaataaacgaACTAAAcaaataatattcttattttcaAATTGATTAACAAATAGAATAAAAttttttggaataaaaatgaTTACAATAGTTTTGTCACCAATCCAACCTAGCATCACAATTGAGTTTTACATAAATGTCATATGTAGCCCAATATTCTAATTGTTTAGTTACATCAATTAAAATCGGAGGAACAATTGCCCCCAAAACTATGAATATTTTTTTCTTGTGAAAAGTAATTTCTCGTGATATTCACCACCGTCTCGATTCCCAAAAAATCATATAAATTTTTTCTAACGAAACCAACACCAAACACACAAATACTTTAAACAAAATATACTCACCCAAAAAAAATGGTAGAACCTTGATAATAAGTTACAAACAAGATCTCACCCAAAAATAGGCCTGTTAAAATTGGATATGACCTGACAACTCGACACGAACCCGACACTTATTTTACGAGTTAGGGTTGTCGTTATACGGGCCGGGTAGAAAATAGATCAAAACCGAAATTGACCCGAATAAAAAAGGAGGATTGCGGGTTAACTCGGTTAACCCAAACCCGACCTGCTTATTGAAAATGATGTTTATttcaaatttttgaaaaaataataaaataaaagaaatggTAGAATAGTGAAAAGAATTAAATGACGAAAGCGGATTGTAAATTTGCAGAATGAAGTATAAAAGGGTGATTAGAACCATAAATATAAAAACGAAAGTCAAAATCTCATTCAAGAGAAGTAGGGTAGAGACTGGAGAGATACCACAGTGCTGtaatattttgtttttttttctaattttatcTAAATGAGTCGTAGTTTCTTTGATTTTGTAAATTGTGTATTATGTATGACGGCGGTAGAATTTTATCAACCGAAAGTGATATTCTGCAGAACCTTACTACCTTTATGGCTTTATCACAAGATATTCGAAGGTTTTTATTCTTTGTCTATATTTGATGCCGTTGTTGAAGTTACTACGTTTTTTTTCCTCTAGTGAGTTGGTTATTTAATCTCTCTTTTCCTCGCCCCCCTTATCGTCACCAAAGAGCTCTCAACGTCCTGTTTGAATGAATCAATTTCGACtttctgtttttgtgtttatCCACCTTTGCATATGGGTTCCAGGTGGGCGTTTTCAAACTTGCCGCGTGGCCTTCTTGCCCCCACATGACCTTTATGTCCTTGGTCCTTACCTTATTTATAAGCATAAACACAACTACCATGACCATCGGTTTCGTGGTGTAGTTGGTTATCACGTCTGTCTAACACACAGACGGTCCCCGGTTCGAGCCCGGGCGAAGCCATTCATGTATCGTTTTTTCCATTGACCCtcatttttttcaagaattttttttttgttaattagTTACTGTATCTTTTACTCGTGGTCGTGGAAGCAACGGAACAAAAAACTACACAAGTCTATTGGAAATTAGAAAATAGGCGTGCACATCCTCCGGAAAGTAGAGAATTATCCTATACAGATATTTGCATTATGTTATACTCCCGTGCTCTTTTGACTAGTCATGGTTAAATCATTTGAATTTTGATCACAAATTATacttaatatataattaaataaattttaaaactgatatcgttagaaaatatattttattctCTTTAAAACATATTTTTCAGTTTATTAAAATATTACATAAATTTATCTTAATTATCGGTCAAAATTTGATCAATTAATCACATAATAGTCAAAAGAGGATAGTGGTATCATAGTAATAGCTAGTTAAAATATTTTGATTCTGGCACAAACAAATATTTAAAATTCAGTAATTTAATTACTCGGGCATTATGATAAAATAATATGAAAAATGTAGTGAAAGACTTTAATTAGTGCTATTTGTTAAGACATGCAGATATAGGCCAGTAGTAGTATTAGTATTATAGTTGTACTAAGAGTACTATAGTCTTTTACTTAACAGCTGGAGAATATTTGATGtactatgttaggtcacacacactatagaagagggttgaatacagtgtttatcacaatcaaatcgaattaaaagaacacaagtaacagaaaacaaactttattaaactctgttataatatagaactgtcatctctcagtgatgaacaaattatcacgagagttgctagggttataatgaatattattctcgataatgataacacatatagtgtaaaccctatgtctgtgtttatatactacacagttacaagataatcgctaattgatatgaaatataattcaatataattctgcttcctaaaatatatcaatcagttgtcttttcttccaattattctattcttcatagaattccttcttcatgcatatttcttcttgcgtttgtcttgatcttctttcctttcaatcagccgcctcctgatattatcttctgataaatatctcctgataacttaaattttgacaacttaagttctgatttcagtataaatgttgatttctagttaagtactgatttgtcctgtttaagtaagatctgaaaactaaacacaaatcatattagacatgacattatcaaatatatctaacaatctcccccaacttgtaaattagcataatatacaagtttaacagatatttgatgatgtcaaaaacattaagtacaaatgcatgagaatttgactagataactacaacttacagtccttaaagctttaccaactttaacttctgataacagcttcagtctgtatacacatcgGAATTTGAGCaattgtagatcttgacttggcttcaattacaAATCTCTtcgatatcaggagttgttctgagatagttctttaataaacatctctcagcatatttaagttcatcaatcatcctctttttagcattcttcaattcaactgtatcttcaccaatttgaaagatagcagccctgagatcatttatcttagctttccttatgtcctgatctagtctgatcaaatatgccttgtcagactcaagattgaattccacagttttataacccagaaaggtagttataatcttagcagagttaggcttcatctcaacaatatcacccttgttatctctgtacttgggacagtatgtgctgtcagactttacagaataaagcttcttctgtctctgaatttgagtcttcaaataatttgcagcaccatctgttaatctgttcttcacttgaagtaagaataaaacatgttctagttcttcataatacttcagtggtatagcattctacctaatatggtaaacccttccatctgtcataaagtataacaagatttgttctttcaagaatgtatggtaaaccatctgtacagattaaagctgattcaatctttcaggagttgctccaacaccaggttcacttaagaaagttggatcattggttgtgttctgtactcttctttcatcagcactacccaatccagatttatctcttgcttcttttccagtaaccactcttgcttcaaaatcacttgttgcagtctttaaagattgagtttgtttggctttagtgaatcctggtaggagtaattttgaaggtttaacctgagcaatgtcagaggtttcctttaatttatcttctgatatcaagctaacttgagctatgtcagaggttgcttgcttcagtgtcatattagaacttactatatcttgaccctgaacaacttgagccatgtcagaggttatttgagaaatcttcttttaaatcagagtaagattagcatcttcaatagatatttcttcatccatagcaggcacataaacctttacaggttcaccaactttttctttgcccttggaccttggatctatctccatttgtgatttggccttagttgccacgggatttttcctttcttttatcacaatgcctttagcc
This sequence is a window from Apium graveolens cultivar Ventura chromosome 9, ASM990537v1, whole genome shotgun sequence. Protein-coding genes within it:
- the LOC141687221 gene encoding protein DETOXIFICATION 42-like isoform X1, yielding MAGKVETYPRQGNWKIFFCPFLKDLRLVFKLDELGLEIAKIAFPAAMALTADPIASLIDTAFIGLIGAVELAAVGISIALFNQVSRIAIFPLVSVTTSFVAEEDTITQLSQEAQESGTLQMGSVVNTEGDKLIPIEEFDDCTKMLESHPKSCNIVKTESEKRNIPSASSALIIGGILGIIQAVLLISLAEPALNIMGVKSDSPMLSPAQKYLKLRSLGAPAVLLSLAMQGVFRGFKDTQTPLYATLAGDITNIVLDPIFIFSFRLGVSGAAIAHVLSQYLISVVLFWRLVRQVVLIPPTRKHLQFARFLKNGFLLLMRVVAVTFCVTLAASMAAHQGPVPMAAFQVCLQVWLATSLLADGLAVAGQAILASAFARKDFDSTTATASRVLQLGLVLGLVLAIILGVGLPFAGRIFTKDGDVLHLIRVATPFVAATQPINALAFVFDGVNFGASDFSYAAHSMVLVAILSIISLFILSSSLGYVGLWIALTIYMSLRAFVGFWRIGTGTGPWSYLRN
- the LOC141687221 gene encoding protein DETOXIFICATION 42-like isoform X2 is translated as MAGKVETYPRQGNWKIFFCPFLKDLRLVFKLDELGLEIAKIAFPAAMALTADPIASLIDTAFIGLIGAVELAAVGISIALFNQVSRIAIFPLVSVTTSFVAEEDTITQLSQEAQESGTLQMGSVVNTEGDKLIPIEESHPKSCNIVKTESEKRNIPSASSALIIGGILGIIQAVLLISLAEPALNIMGVKSDSPMLSPAQKYLKLRSLGAPAVLLSLAMQGVFRGFKDTQTPLYATLAGDITNIVLDPIFIFSFRLGVSGAAIAHVLSQYLISVVLFWRLVRQVVLIPPTRKHLQFARFLKNGFLLLMRVVAVTFCVTLAASMAAHQGPVPMAAFQVCLQVWLATSLLADGLAVAGQAILASAFARKDFDSTTATASRVLQLGLVLGLVLAIILGVGLPFAGRIFTKDGDVLHLIRVATPFVAATQPINALAFVFDGVNFGASDFSYAAHSMVLVAILSIISLFILSSSLGYVGLWIALTIYMSLRAFVGFWRIGTGTGPWSYLRN